In Streptomyces sp. NBC_00878, a single window of DNA contains:
- a CDS encoding PP2C family protein-serine/threonine phosphatase, translated as MTDRKPSSNWTVLSWTPTVVMAVVASVDVVAGPGVGLLPLVSLGPAFSGLIGGWRRTAGTGVAALLLCVGLGFYNGQFDESRGFAALGSVAGVTGVGIAAAVMRSRREAELASVRSIAEVAQRVLLRPVPLTAGPLQAAVSYTSAVAEARIGGDLYEVVASPHGIRVIVGDVQGKGLAAVETAAVVLGAFREAAHDEPDLVGLGERLERSVARELEGEKFVTAILAEIGARHEVVFLNYGHPAPMVVRRDGAVDFPQPPAHALPLGLGAHGGEDPKSYRVDFAPGEQLLLYTDGVTEARNEDGHFYPVGERAHLLKDPDAHRALEALRADLAQHAGGPPHDDAAMLLLRYHGHEEGKSAPIT; from the coding sequence ATGACCGACCGGAAGCCGTCATCGAACTGGACGGTGCTGTCCTGGACGCCGACCGTGGTGATGGCGGTGGTGGCGAGCGTGGACGTGGTCGCCGGACCCGGAGTGGGTCTGTTGCCGCTGGTGTCGCTCGGACCGGCCTTCTCGGGGCTGATCGGAGGATGGCGCCGCACGGCCGGGACCGGTGTGGCAGCGCTGCTGCTGTGTGTGGGGCTCGGCTTCTACAACGGGCAGTTCGACGAGAGCCGGGGCTTCGCGGCCCTCGGGTCGGTGGCGGGCGTGACTGGTGTGGGGATCGCGGCGGCTGTGATGCGTTCGCGCCGGGAGGCGGAGCTGGCCAGCGTCCGGTCGATCGCTGAGGTGGCCCAGCGGGTGCTGTTGCGGCCGGTGCCGTTGACCGCGGGTCCGCTGCAGGCGGCTGTGTCGTACACCTCGGCGGTCGCGGAGGCGCGTATCGGCGGGGATCTGTACGAGGTGGTGGCCTCGCCGCACGGTATCCGGGTGATCGTGGGTGATGTGCAGGGCAAAGGCCTGGCCGCGGTGGAGACGGCTGCCGTGGTGCTCGGCGCCTTCCGGGAGGCGGCGCACGACGAGCCGGACCTGGTCGGGCTCGGCGAGCGCCTGGAGCGGAGCGTGGCCCGGGAGCTGGAGGGTGAGAAGTTCGTCACCGCGATCCTTGCTGAGATCGGCGCACGCCATGAGGTCGTCTTCCTCAATTACGGTCATCCGGCGCCGATGGTGGTACGTCGGGACGGCGCCGTCGACTTCCCGCAGCCGCCCGCCCATGCCCTTCCGCTGGGGCTGGGCGCACACGGCGGCGAGGACCCGAAGTCCTATCGGGTGGACTTCGCGCCGGGTGAGCAGCTCCTGCTGTACACCGACGGCGTCACCGAGGCCCGGAACGAGGACGGCCACTTCTATCCCGTCGGGGAACGCGCGCACCTGCTGAAGGACCCTGACGCACACCGCGCCCTGGAGGCTCTGCGCGCGGACCTGGCCCAGCATGCCGGCGGCCCGCCACACGACGACGCCGCGATGCTCCTGCTCCGGTACCACGGTCATGAGGAAGGAAAATCTGCCCCCATCACGTGA
- a CDS encoding glycosyltransferase family 2 protein: protein MTSSTPEDVDVVLPCLNEAEALPWVLARIPSGWRALVVDNGSTDGSAGIARELGATVVHEPRRGFGAACHAGLTAATAGIVCFCDCDASLDPALLLPFVAEVRSGEADLVLGRRRPQGRGAWPVHARAGNLALALMLRRRTGLRLHDLGPLRAARREALLALDLADRRSGYPLEMVVRASDAGWHVTEHDVPYLPRSGTSKVTGTWRGTWQAVRDMSRVLAERPAVTTAATAQAQGGSRR from the coding sequence ATGACCTCTTCCACACCCGAGGACGTTGATGTCGTCCTCCCCTGCCTGAACGAAGCCGAGGCACTGCCCTGGGTTCTCGCCCGCATTCCGTCCGGCTGGCGTGCCCTTGTCGTGGACAACGGCTCCACCGACGGCTCGGCGGGCATCGCCCGCGAACTGGGCGCCACCGTCGTCCACGAACCGCGCCGCGGCTTCGGCGCCGCCTGCCATGCGGGGCTCACCGCGGCCACGGCCGGCATCGTGTGTTTCTGCGACTGCGACGCCTCGCTGGACCCTGCCCTGCTCTTGCCGTTCGTGGCCGAAGTCCGAAGCGGCGAGGCCGACCTGGTGCTCGGGCGGCGCCGTCCGCAGGGCCGGGGCGCCTGGCCCGTGCACGCCCGGGCGGGCAATCTCGCGCTCGCGCTGATGCTGCGCCGCCGCACCGGTCTGCGCCTGCACGACCTCGGTCCGCTGCGCGCCGCCCGCCGCGAGGCGCTCCTCGCCCTGGACCTGGCCGACCGGCGCAGCGGCTACCCGCTGGAGATGGTCGTGCGGGCCTCCGACGCGGGCTGGCACGTCACCGAGCACGACGTCCCGTACCTGCCACGGTCCGGTACCTCGAAGGTGACCGGGACCTGGCGTGGCACCTGGCAGGCGGTACGGGACATGAGCCGCGTCCTGGCCGAGCGGCCCGCCGTAACCACGGCGGCCACAGCACAGGCACAAGGAGGATCCCGCCGGTGA
- a CDS encoding sensor histidine kinase KdpD — translation MRDTLLIALFAFCGAGAAGLLGAGALWMLRRRSLTASLTVVAAVAVTAMLAGTLAVAQAMFLSPHDLTVVTMVVAMAAVVSLATALLLGRWVVARSRALQLAARDFGDGGDFAAPHGAATAELAALSGELAATSAKLAASRERERALEASRRELVAWISHDLRTPLAGLRAMAEALEDGVAADPDRYLRQIRTEVERLNGMVGDLFELSRIHAGALALTLSRMSLYDLVGDALAGADPLAREHGVRLVGGRVEPVPVEVDGKEMSRVLGNLLVNAIRRTPADGTVAVAAEWSPDGVVLSVTDGCGGIPEEDLSRVFDTGWRGTHARTPPAGAGLGLAIVRGIVEAHQGRATVRNIPGGCRFEVVLPAAAS, via the coding sequence ATGCGCGACACTCTGCTCATAGCTCTGTTCGCCTTCTGTGGCGCCGGCGCGGCCGGGCTGCTCGGCGCGGGTGCGCTGTGGATGCTGCGCCGCCGTTCGCTCACCGCATCGCTTACCGTGGTGGCCGCCGTCGCCGTGACCGCGATGCTCGCGGGCACCCTGGCGGTGGCGCAGGCGATGTTCCTGTCCCCGCATGACCTGACCGTCGTGACCATGGTCGTCGCGATGGCCGCCGTCGTCTCCCTGGCCACGGCGCTGCTGCTCGGCCGCTGGGTCGTCGCCCGCAGCCGCGCCCTCCAGCTCGCCGCCCGCGACTTCGGCGACGGCGGCGACTTTGCGGCACCCCACGGTGCGGCCACCGCCGAACTCGCCGCGCTCAGCGGCGAGTTGGCCGCCACGAGCGCGAAGCTCGCCGCATCCCGGGAGCGGGAGCGTGCATTGGAGGCCTCCCGGCGTGAACTCGTGGCCTGGATCTCGCACGATCTGCGCACCCCGCTCGCGGGCCTGCGTGCGATGGCCGAGGCGCTGGAGGACGGGGTGGCCGCCGATCCCGACCGCTATCTGCGCCAGATCCGCACCGAGGTGGAACGCCTCAACGGTATGGTGGGCGATCTCTTCGAGCTCTCTCGCATCCACGCGGGCGCCCTCGCTCTCACGCTCTCCCGCATGTCCCTGTACGACCTGGTCGGCGACGCCCTGGCAGGTGCCGACCCGCTCGCCCGCGAACACGGGGTACGGCTGGTGGGCGGCCGTGTCGAACCCGTGCCGGTGGAGGTGGACGGCAAGGAGATGAGCCGGGTCCTCGGCAACCTGCTGGTCAACGCGATCCGCCGGACACCGGCCGACGGCACGGTCGCCGTGGCGGCTGAGTGGTCTCCGGACGGCGTGGTCCTGTCCGTGACGGACGGCTGCGGCGGCATCCCGGAGGAAGACCTGTCGCGCGTCTTCGACACCGGCTGGCGCGGCACCCACGCCCGCACGCCCCCGGCGGGCGCCGGGCTGGGCCTGGCCATCGTCCGCGGCATCGTGGAGGCCCACCAGGGCCGGGCCACCGTACGCAACATTCCCGGTGGCTGCCGTTTCGAGGTGGTGCTGCCCGCGGCCGCTTCCTGA
- a CDS encoding DM13 domain-containing protein produces MGRVRVGPLAIGVLVAVVVGVGAGLYWFQPWKLWQDETVTEALPGVEEPSRAPEAKPGTSSSPSAPPGPVTLASGELISHEHTTSGTVKLVRLADGSHVVRLESLDTSNGPDLRVWLTDAPVKQGRAGWHLFDDGKYASLGKLKGNKGSQNYALPEDVDPSRYSSVSIWCDRFDVSFGAAELIRG; encoded by the coding sequence ATGGGGCGCGTGCGGGTGGGGCCGTTGGCCATCGGGGTGCTGGTGGCGGTGGTTGTAGGGGTAGGTGCCGGGCTGTACTGGTTCCAGCCGTGGAAGCTCTGGCAGGACGAGACGGTGACGGAGGCCCTGCCCGGCGTCGAAGAGCCCTCCCGGGCCCCGGAAGCGAAGCCCGGGACATCTTCCTCCCCTTCGGCGCCGCCCGGGCCCGTGACGCTGGCGAGTGGTGAGCTGATCAGCCACGAGCACACGACATCGGGCACGGTGAAGCTCGTACGTCTGGCCGATGGCTCCCACGTCGTGCGACTGGAGAGCCTTGACACCAGCAACGGGCCGGACTTGCGTGTATGGCTGACCGACGCGCCGGTCAAGCAGGGGCGGGCCGGCTGGCACCTCTTCGACGACGGCAAGTACGCCAGCCTCGGCAAGCTCAAAGGCAACAAAGGCAGTCAGAACTACGCCCTGCCGGAAGACGTCGATCCGTCCCGCTACAGCAGCGTCAGCATCTGGTGCGACCGCTTCGACGTCTCCTTCGGCGCCGCCGAACTCATCCGCGGCTGA
- a CDS encoding response regulator transcription factor: MEQQPSGPAPTRILVVDDDPTVAEVVAGYLDRAGYAVDRAGDGPAALASAAAHWPELVVLDLMLPGMDGLEVCRRLRARGPVPVVMLSARGDEDDRILGLEVGADDYVTKPFSPRELVLRVESVLRRTRPRTGTRSHSAAGLTVDPAARRATKHGGELALTLREFDLLAFFLRHPGRAYSREDLMREVWGWDFGDLSTVTVHVRRLRNKVEDDPARPHLIQTVWGVGYRFDPARTDPDCKGV, encoded by the coding sequence ATGGAACAGCAACCGAGTGGGCCGGCACCGACTCGCATCCTGGTGGTCGACGACGACCCCACGGTCGCCGAGGTCGTCGCCGGATACCTCGACCGGGCCGGGTACGCCGTGGACCGCGCCGGAGACGGACCGGCCGCGCTGGCCAGTGCCGCCGCGCACTGGCCCGAGCTGGTGGTGCTCGATCTGATGCTGCCCGGCATGGACGGCTTGGAGGTGTGCCGCCGGTTGCGGGCACGCGGCCCCGTGCCGGTCGTCATGCTTAGCGCCCGCGGCGACGAGGACGACCGCATCCTCGGTCTTGAGGTGGGGGCGGACGACTACGTGACCAAGCCGTTCAGCCCCCGGGAGCTGGTGCTTCGAGTGGAGTCGGTCCTGCGCCGCACGCGGCCCCGCACGGGCACGCGTTCCCACAGCGCGGCCGGACTCACCGTCGACCCGGCCGCGCGCCGCGCCACCAAGCACGGCGGCGAACTCGCCCTCACCCTGCGCGAGTTCGACCTGCTCGCGTTCTTCCTCCGGCATCCGGGCCGGGCGTACAGCCGCGAGGACCTGATGCGGGAAGTGTGGGGCTGGGATTTCGGCGACCTCTCGACGGTCACGGTCCACGTCCGACGCCTGCGCAACAAGGTCGAGGACGATCCGGCCAGGCCCCACCTGATCCAGACGGTGTGGGGCGTCGGCTACCGATTCGACCCGGCCCGGACCGATCCCGACTGCAAGGGGGTCTGA
- a CDS encoding MarR family winged helix-turn-helix transcriptional regulator: MSERETPAGAMDDVHTVSRAVLTATRLLVAVSARSLAAVEEGVTLPQFRMLVVLATRGATKLVTLAELLQVAPSTAMRMVDRLIAAGLADRQTNPANRRETLLQLTDEGRRTVEDVTARRHAEIAAIVERLTPTQRLALIEALAAFNEAGGEPPAMTLEDVEPYPLGWAVHLPVARDA; encoded by the coding sequence ATGTCAGAGCGCGAGACCCCCGCGGGGGCGATGGACGATGTTCACACGGTGAGCCGTGCGGTGCTGACCGCAACCCGGCTGTTGGTGGCGGTCTCCGCGCGCTCTCTCGCCGCCGTTGAGGAGGGGGTGACGCTGCCGCAGTTCCGGATGCTGGTAGTGCTGGCCACACGTGGGGCCACCAAGCTGGTCACGCTGGCCGAACTGCTCCAGGTGGCGCCGTCCACCGCGATGCGGATGGTGGACCGGCTGATCGCGGCCGGGCTCGCCGACCGGCAGACCAACCCCGCCAACCGTCGTGAGACCCTGCTGCAGCTGACGGACGAGGGGCGACGCACGGTCGAGGACGTCACCGCCCGGCGCCACGCCGAGATCGCCGCGATCGTCGAACGGCTGACCCCGACACAGCGACTGGCACTCATCGAGGCCCTTGCCGCCTTCAACGAGGCCGGGGGAGAGCCACCAGCGATGACGCTGGAAGACGTGGAGCCGTATCCGCTGGGCTGGGCGGTGCATCTCCCAGTGGCCCGCGACGCCTGA
- a CDS encoding ATP-binding protein, translating into MALDGSEPIAEARHSARRFMAEVQAVHGLPVSERAMGMVELVVSELVTNAYKYAPGPCLLDLELSDGAVEISVWDTDPTLPAACPAAPGRVGQHGLEIAMAVCRSFEVRREPVGKRVKAAIVLADDPGGGPAGHLM; encoded by the coding sequence ATGGCCTTGGACGGCAGCGAGCCGATCGCGGAGGCCCGGCATTCGGCCCGCCGTTTCATGGCCGAGGTGCAGGCCGTTCACGGGCTCCCAGTGTCGGAGCGTGCGATGGGCATGGTGGAACTGGTGGTCAGCGAGTTGGTGACCAACGCCTATAAGTACGCGCCCGGACCGTGCCTGCTGGACCTGGAGCTCAGCGACGGTGCCGTGGAGATCAGCGTGTGGGACACCGATCCGACACTGCCGGCGGCCTGTCCTGCTGCTCCGGGCCGGGTCGGGCAGCATGGCCTGGAGATCGCGATGGCGGTGTGCCGCAGTTTCGAGGTGCGGCGCGAGCCGGTGGGCAAGCGCGTGAAGGCCGCGATTGTGCTGGCCGACGACCCCGGCGGGGGTCCGGCGGGCCATCTGATGTGA
- a CDS encoding NAD(P)-dependent oxidoreductase: MRVLVTGGAGFIGSHVVEALEARGHEPVVFDVRDDPDADVRDPKAVARALAGVDAVCHQAAMVGLGTGFADAAEYVSRNDLGTAVLLTAMAGQGVRRLVLAGSMVVYGEGRYTCPRHAVVRPGPRAVTDLAAGRFEPRCPVCGKELSPGLVGEDAPMDPRNVYATTKLAQEHLAAAWARSTDGSAVSLRYHNVYGPRMPQDTPYAGVASFFRSALARGEAPRVYEDGRQRRDFVHVRDVATANATALEADSAVGALTAYNTGSGEPHTVGEMARALAAAYGGPEPVVTGEYRLGDVRHITADSSRLRAEMGWKPEVGFADGMRKFARAGMRGA; the protein is encoded by the coding sequence ATGCGAGTACTGGTCACCGGCGGTGCCGGGTTCATCGGGTCCCATGTCGTCGAGGCGCTTGAGGCGCGCGGGCACGAGCCAGTCGTGTTTGACGTGCGTGATGATCCTGACGCGGACGTCCGGGACCCGAAGGCGGTTGCCCGTGCCCTGGCCGGTGTGGACGCCGTGTGCCATCAGGCGGCGATGGTCGGCCTGGGTACCGGATTCGCCGACGCGGCGGAGTACGTCTCCCGCAACGACCTCGGCACCGCCGTACTGCTCACGGCCATGGCCGGACAGGGCGTCCGGCGCCTGGTGCTGGCCGGCTCGATGGTCGTCTACGGCGAGGGCAGGTACACCTGCCCGCGGCACGCGGTGGTACGGCCCGGGCCCCGGGCCGTCACCGACCTGGCGGCCGGGCGTTTCGAGCCGCGGTGCCCGGTGTGCGGGAAGGAGTTGTCACCGGGACTGGTCGGCGAGGACGCGCCGATGGACCCCCGCAACGTGTACGCCACCACCAAGCTCGCCCAGGAACATCTGGCCGCCGCATGGGCGCGCTCGACGGACGGCTCGGCGGTGTCGTTGCGCTACCACAACGTGTACGGGCCCCGGATGCCCCAGGACACGCCGTACGCCGGAGTCGCCTCCTTCTTCCGTTCGGCGCTCGCCCGCGGTGAGGCCCCGCGGGTGTACGAGGACGGTCGACAACGGCGGGACTTCGTGCACGTACGGGACGTGGCGACGGCCAACGCGACGGCGCTGGAGGCGGATTCGGCCGTAGGAGCGCTCACCGCGTACAACACCGGCAGCGGTGAGCCGCACACCGTCGGAGAGATGGCGAGGGCGCTGGCCGCGGCGTACGGCGGGCCCGAGCCGGTCGTGACCGGCGAGTACCGGCTGGGCGACGTGCGGCACATCACGGCGGACTCGTCCCGGCTGCGGGCGGAGATGGGATGGAAGCCGGAGGTCGGCTTCGCGGACGGCATGCGGAAGTTCGCGCGGGCCGGGATGCGTGGCGCGTAG
- a CDS encoding TerC family protein — MLEVPLWLWGAFAATVVVSLTVDLLAHRTAHVIGFKEAAAWSALWVSLALIFAGVVFLVLGTTAGTEYTTAWLLEKSLSVDNLFVFAVIFAYFKVPRAYQHRVLFFGVMGALVFRGIFLSLGVAVVSRFTAVLFAFAAILFYSTYKLLKDEEDSFDPGKSFALRLLRKIIPVRDEYAGMKFFVKEAGKRVATPLLAVVAAIEAADLVFAVDSVPAVLAVSDDAFIVYTSNAFAILGLRALYFLLAGLLDRFHYLNKGLAIILAFIGVKLILQASHKTISTGIPEIPSPISLAVIVVVLAASVALSLRRPALSHPVPAVQEERTSSSADAATKDPGLGGAHAEKDQPPDDPP; from the coding sequence GTGCTTGAGGTCCCGCTCTGGTTGTGGGGAGCGTTCGCCGCGACGGTGGTGGTGTCGTTGACGGTGGACCTGCTGGCCCACCGCACCGCGCACGTCATCGGTTTCAAGGAGGCCGCCGCCTGGAGCGCCCTGTGGGTGAGCCTCGCCCTGATCTTCGCCGGCGTCGTCTTCCTCGTCCTCGGCACGACGGCCGGTACCGAGTACACCACCGCGTGGCTGCTGGAGAAGAGCCTGTCGGTGGACAACCTCTTCGTCTTCGCGGTGATCTTCGCCTACTTCAAGGTGCCCCGCGCCTATCAGCACCGGGTCCTGTTCTTCGGCGTGATGGGCGCCCTGGTCTTCCGCGGGATCTTCCTCTCCCTAGGCGTCGCCGTCGTCAGCCGCTTCACCGCCGTGCTGTTCGCCTTCGCCGCCATCCTCTTCTACAGCACCTACAAGCTCCTCAAAGACGAGGAGGACAGCTTCGACCCCGGCAAGAGCTTCGCCCTGCGGCTCCTCCGCAAGATCATCCCGGTCCGGGACGAATACGCGGGCATGAAGTTCTTCGTCAAGGAGGCCGGAAAGCGCGTGGCCACCCCGCTCCTCGCGGTGGTCGCCGCGATCGAGGCGGCCGACCTGGTCTTCGCCGTCGACAGCGTCCCGGCCGTCCTCGCCGTCAGCGACGACGCCTTCATCGTCTACACCAGCAACGCGTTCGCCATCCTGGGCCTGCGCGCCCTGTACTTCCTGCTCGCCGGCCTGCTTGACCGCTTCCACTACCTGAACAAGGGCCTCGCGATCATTCTCGCCTTCATCGGCGTCAAGCTCATTCTTCAGGCATCCCACAAGACGATCAGTACCGGCATCCCGGAAATCCCCTCGCCGATCAGCCTGGCTGTCATCGTCGTCGTTCTGGCCGCATCAGTCGCTCTCAGCCTGCGCCGACCCGCGCTGTCCCACCCGGTCCCCGCCGTTCAGGAGGAGCGGACATCCTCCTCGGCGGATGCCGCGACCAAGGACCCAGGACTCGGTGGCGCGCACGCCGAGAAGGACCAGCCGCCGGATGATCCACCCTGA
- a CDS encoding DUF2064 domain-containing protein, producing the protein MTTLLVIAKEPRPGRVKTRLTPQFSPEEAAALAEVALTDTLRAVAAAPARRRILVLDGRPGPWLPPGFDVVPQCAGGLDERLAAAFADCDGPTVLIGMDTPQVTPDLLTVDFDGYDSCFGPAEDGGFWALGLAEPDPQLLRGVPMSTPVTGAAQRARLVTAGLRVRDLPRLRDVDTSADTEAVAALAPHGCFAAELARLQTAGRR; encoded by the coding sequence GTGACCACCCTGCTCGTCATCGCCAAGGAACCGCGGCCGGGACGGGTGAAGACCCGGCTCACGCCGCAGTTCTCACCCGAGGAGGCGGCGGCGCTCGCCGAGGTGGCCCTCACCGACACCCTGAGGGCGGTTGCCGCGGCACCCGCCCGACGCCGGATCCTGGTCCTCGACGGAAGGCCCGGGCCCTGGCTGCCGCCCGGCTTCGACGTCGTACCGCAGTGTGCGGGCGGCCTCGACGAGCGACTGGCCGCGGCCTTCGCCGACTGCGACGGACCGACCGTGCTGATCGGGATGGACACACCGCAGGTCACCCCTGACCTGCTCACTGTGGACTTCGACGGGTACGACTCCTGCTTCGGCCCGGCCGAGGACGGCGGCTTCTGGGCGCTCGGGCTGGCGGAACCGGACCCGCAACTGCTGCGCGGGGTCCCGATGTCGACGCCCGTCACCGGCGCCGCACAGCGCGCCCGGCTCGTCACCGCCGGCCTGCGGGTGCGGGACCTGCCGCGCCTGCGGGACGTGGACACGTCCGCCGACACCGAAGCGGTCGCCGCCCTGGCGCCGCACGGCTGCTTCGCCGCGGAACTGGCCCGGCTGCAGACGGCCGGCCGCCGATGA